In one Alnus glutinosa chromosome 12, dhAlnGlut1.1, whole genome shotgun sequence genomic region, the following are encoded:
- the LOC133852405 gene encoding probable U3 small nucleolar RNA-associated protein 11, with the protein MSSLRNAVSRRAHKERAQPNSRKKFGLLEKHKDYVERAQVFHKKEQTLQKLREKAAFRNPDEFYFRMIKTRNVDGVHKLESVANKYTPEELMLMKTQDMGYILQKLQSEKKKIEKLTAVLHSLDNQPSNRHVYYAEDREEAKEIQFLSLKSGMVPASDDVSNDIKRKTAASYRELEARRNRASQLEKLYMEMALQKELQKKGRKRKLREDEIVCPTSKAVYKWRAERKR; encoded by the exons ATGTCGTCGCTAAGGAATGCTGTCAGTAGACGAGCTCACAAGGAGCGAGCTCAACC GAATTCAAGGAAAAAATTTGGGCTTCTTGAAAAACACAAGGACTATGTAGAGCGTGCACAAGTCTTCCACAAAAAGGAGCAGACTTTGCAG AAACTTAGGGAGAAAGCAGCTTTCAGAAACCCAGATGAATTCTACTTCCGGATGATCAAAACAAGAAATGTTGATGGAGTCCATAAATTAGA GAGTGTGGCAAACAAATACACTCCGGAAGAGCTTATGCTGATGAAGACCCAAGATATGGGATACATTCTTCAGAAATTGCAGAGTGAGAAAAAG AAAATTGAAAAGCTGACTGCTGTGCTGCACTCTCTTGATAATCAGCCGTCAAATAGACATGTTTACTATGCTGAGGACAG GGAGGAGGCTAAAGAAATACAGTTCCTCTCTTTGAAAAGCGGAATGGTGCCTGCTTCTGATGATGTTTCCAATGATATTAAAAG GAAAACAGCTGCTTCCTATAGAGAACTCGAAGCAAGGAGGAATAGAGCCAGTCAGTTGGAGAAACTCTATATGGAAATGGCGTTGCAGAAGGAATTGCAG AAAAAGGGTCGGAAGCGAAAATTACGTGAAGATGAGATTGTTTGTCCCACCTCTAAAGCAGTATACAAGTGGCGGGCAGAGCGAAAGCGTTGA